GATGCACCATAGTAAGGATACTCACCTGACTGGGCTGCACGATCTGACTGCTTGAGAGGGATTCGCTTTGAATTCTTATTATCAACTACTTCGCCAAGAGCAACTACAGGCCAACAAGAAGCTAGACTCATCCCAATATCCTCACTAACACATCCAACCTTTGCCCAACCATCCGCCATTCAGCTTCCTGTCAACGACTCAAATGCCACCTCGAATAGAGTGTCACCACACTCACGCCAAACGTCGCAGCCAGCCAACGAGCCATGCTGGGCGGCAGTTGGGCATTCAGCCAAAAAGTCATACCAGCACCTTGGGAAAATCGATCCGCATCGCAGCAAACAACAAACAGGCTTGAATATCCTCTGGCTCCAAATCGGGAAAATCTGCCAGAATTTCCGCCGCTGAGACATTATCTGCAAGAGTTTCCAAAATATCGCTCACTCGAATTCGCATCCCTCGAATGCAAGGCCGTCCACCACACTTTCCCGGTGTTTGGGTAATGCGCTCCAGCAGTGATCCTTTATCCACCATGATTTAGCCTCTCAAGTCAGAGCGTTTCTTCATTATCGCAGCATCTCCTCCAGCGCATCCAAATCCTGGCGAATCTCATCCTCCAGCGATCGCAGCGTTTTCAGAATCACCAGCGGCGGCTCGTACTGCACCTCCTCATACTCAATTTCCTTATAGCGATTAATCGACAGATCATAGGCATTTGCCGCAATCTCCTCACGCGGCACAAAAAACGCCTTCGCGGTGCGATCGCTCTCCTGCTGCGGGTCACGCTGCTGCCACTGGGTCACAATATCAGGAATATCATTCGCCGCCACCGGCTGCCGCTTATCATCCAGCGATAACCCATCCGCCGTCATGTCATAGAACCAAACAAAATCCGTGCCCTTCGCCTTCACCCCCACCTTCGTAAACATCAAGATCGCCGTCGAAACCCCGGCATAGGGCTTGAACACCCCCGACGGCATCGAAATCACGCCATCCAGCTTATGGTTTTCCACCAACACCTCGCGGATTTCCTGATGCGCCTTCGAGGAACCAAACAAAACCCCATCCGGCACAATTACCGCCCCCTTGCCCCCGGTTTTCAGCAACCGCAAAAACAGCGGAATAAACAATAGCTCCGTCTTCGTGGTTTTGATCACCTGAGTCAGATCCTTGGCGATCGTCGATTGTTCCAACGACCCCTTAAACGGCGGATTCGCCAAAATCATCGTGAAGCAGTCCTTCACCCCCGCATGATCCTCCGCCAGCGAATCCCGCGCCTCGATAATGGGCTGCTCAATGCCGTGCAGCATCAGGTTCATACTGCCGATCCGCAGCATCGTTGCATCAAAATCAAATCCGTGAAACATCTCATGGTTGAAATGCTCACGATTGCCCGGCGCATTCAGCACATCACCGCCGTCCTCAGTCTTCAACCCGCGCACATACTCCGCCGCCGCCACCAGAAAGCCCGCTGTTCCACAAGCCGGATCACAAATCACATCCCGCGCCCCCGGAGCCATCAATTCCACCATCATTTTGATGATGTGGCGCGGCGTGCGAAACTGCCCATTTGTGCCTGCCGTGCTGAGTTTCGACAGCATATATTCATAGAGGTCGCCCTGGGTATCCCGATCCTCCATCGGAATTTGCTCAATCTGGTCAATCACCGCCGCTAACAACGCTGGCGACGCAATCAAAAA
This portion of the Leptolyngbya sp. CCY15150 genome encodes:
- a CDS encoding DUF433 domain-containing protein, yielding MVDKGSLLERITQTPGKCGGRPCIRGMRIRVSDILETLADNVSAAEILADFPDLEPEDIQACLLFAAMRIDFPKVLV
- a CDS encoding class I SAM-dependent DNA methyltransferase, producing the protein MITGELKSKVDKLWTTFWNNGISNPLSVIEQISYLLFIKRLDDLELAKEKGALRLRRQVKDPMFSAEQQHLRWSQFKNQDAETMLAIVRDEAFPFIKTMGKAIEGSTYTKHMKDAVFLIASPALLAAVIDQIEQIPMEDRDTQGDLYEYMLSKLSTAGTNGQFRTPRHIIKMMVELMAPGARDVICDPACGTAGFLVAAAEYVRGLKTEDGGDVLNAPGNREHFNHEMFHGFDFDATMLRIGSMNLMLHGIEQPIIEARDSLAEDHAGVKDCFTMILANPPFKGSLEQSTIAKDLTQVIKTTKTELLFIPLFLRLLKTGGKGAVIVPDGVLFGSSKAHQEIREVLVENHKLDGVISMPSGVFKPYAGVSTAILMFTKVGVKAKGTDFVWFYDMTADGLSLDDKRQPVAANDIPDIVTQWQQRDPQQESDRTAKAFFVPREEIAANAYDLSINRYKEIEYEEVQYEPPLVILKTLRSLEDEIRQDLDALEEMLR